In the Geobacter sp. FeAm09 genome, one interval contains:
- a CDS encoding dicarboxylate/amino acid:cation symporter, giving the protein MKTKRFYQHLYVQVLAAIAIGVVLGNFYPETGVAMKPFGDGFIKLIKMIITPVIFCTVVTGIAGMEDMKKVGRVGAKALLYFEVITSLALAIGLIVVNVIRPGDGFNADVTKLDTKALAAFTTQAKSHTMVDFLLNIIPSSVVDAFAKGDILQVLLFALLFGFALSALGEKGKAVYRLIDQISQALFGIVNIIMKFAPIGAFGAMAFTIGKFGVGSLSKLGMLMGSFYLTCMLFVLLVLGPIGKLCGFNVFKFIRYIREELLIVLGTSSSESALPRLMVKLENLGCKKSVVGLVVPTGYSFNLDGTSIYLTMAALFVAQATNTPLTWTQTLTILAVLLLTSKGAAGVTGSGFVTLAATFAAIPTIPLAGLALILGIDRFMSEARALTNFVGNGIATIVVSRWENELDVERMKHVLNNNLTGSEEPHGFAIPESEPEMLAD; this is encoded by the coding sequence ATGAAAACGAAGAGGTTTTACCAGCATCTGTACGTCCAAGTGCTTGCGGCGATTGCCATTGGCGTTGTCCTCGGCAACTTTTACCCGGAAACCGGCGTTGCCATGAAGCCGTTCGGGGACGGGTTCATCAAGCTGATCAAGATGATCATCACCCCGGTGATCTTCTGCACGGTCGTCACCGGCATCGCCGGCATGGAGGACATGAAGAAGGTCGGCCGCGTCGGTGCCAAGGCGCTGCTCTACTTCGAGGTGATCACCTCCCTGGCCCTCGCCATCGGTCTTATCGTGGTGAACGTCATCCGGCCGGGCGACGGCTTCAACGCCGATGTGACCAAGCTTGATACAAAGGCGCTCGCCGCCTTCACCACCCAGGCGAAATCCCACACCATGGTGGATTTCCTGCTCAACATCATCCCGTCGAGCGTAGTTGACGCCTTTGCCAAAGGCGACATCCTGCAGGTACTGCTCTTTGCCCTGCTGTTCGGCTTTGCCCTGTCGGCCCTCGGGGAAAAGGGGAAAGCGGTGTACCGGCTGATCGACCAGATCTCCCAGGCCCTCTTCGGCATCGTCAACATTATCATGAAATTCGCGCCGATCGGGGCTTTTGGCGCCATGGCCTTCACCATCGGCAAGTTCGGGGTTGGGTCCCTTTCCAAGCTGGGCATGCTCATGGGAAGCTTCTACCTTACCTGCATGCTCTTCGTTCTGCTGGTGCTTGGCCCCATAGGCAAGCTCTGCGGCTTCAACGTCTTCAAGTTCATCCGCTACATCCGGGAGGAACTCCTGATCGTCCTGGGCACCTCGTCCTCCGAATCGGCCCTGCCGCGACTGATGGTCAAACTTGAAAACCTGGGGTGCAAGAAATCGGTGGTCGGCCTGGTCGTCCCCACCGGCTACTCCTTTAACCTGGACGGCACCTCCATCTACCTCACCATGGCAGCGCTGTTTGTCGCCCAGGCCACCAACACCCCCCTTACCTGGACCCAGACCCTGACCATCCTCGCCGTACTGCTGCTTACCTCCAAGGGGGCCGCCGGAGTTACGGGAAGCGGTTTCGTCACCCTCGCCGCCACTTTCGCCGCCATTCCCACCATCCCCCTGGCTGGCCTGGCCCTGATCCTGGGCATCGACCGGTTCATGTCCGAGGCACGCGCCCTGACCAACTTCGTCGGCAATGGCATCGCCACGATCGTTGTCTCCCGATGGGAGAACGAGCTTGACGTCGAGCGAATGAAACATGTGCTCAACAACAATCTGACCGGCTCCGAGGAACCCCACGGATTCGCCATCCCCGAGAGCGAACCGGAGATGCTTGCCGACTAG
- a CDS encoding glycosyltransferase family 4 protein → MLERRLRIMLLAPAPYFGDCGNDVRVYEEAKALVRCGHNVRIFTGHFGRDMPGVSTTRMSRVPWLKRVPRHHSWHKPYVDLLMSHQALKFARMFKPHLIHAYGHEGAWIGGRVKKRLGIPLVFDYQGSLAGGMVEEGFLKEGSLLHRFNSWLERRINARSADLILASSGSVARNLVGRWGVAAERVASLADGVDTALFRPHPREEVRTMLRLPHKAPLVVYLGTLDRNQGIDTLLSAIVLLKSKGSPIRFLIMGAPEEEYRTKALELGIERMMIFTGRVDYAKAAIYLSAGNVAVSPKLSLVESNGKLLNYMACGLPTVAFDLPANRELLGDSGVYAAYGDSTDLAVKMTWLMGNRDERVRLGRLGREMAEQLHTLDAHGRALSEIYRTRLKM, encoded by the coding sequence TTGCTTGAGAGAAGGCTCAGGATCATGCTGCTTGCCCCGGCCCCCTATTTTGGAGACTGCGGGAACGATGTGAGGGTCTACGAAGAGGCAAAGGCCCTTGTCCGTTGCGGCCATAATGTCCGGATTTTTACCGGCCACTTCGGGCGCGACATGCCGGGAGTGTCAACCACAAGGATGTCCCGTGTCCCCTGGCTGAAACGAGTGCCTCGGCACCATTCGTGGCATAAGCCCTATGTCGATCTGCTCATGTCACATCAGGCGCTCAAGTTCGCCCGAATGTTCAAGCCGCACCTGATCCATGCCTATGGGCACGAGGGGGCCTGGATCGGCGGTCGGGTGAAAAAACGGCTGGGCATCCCCCTGGTGTTCGATTACCAGGGAAGCCTCGCCGGTGGCATGGTCGAGGAAGGCTTTCTCAAGGAAGGCTCGTTGCTGCACCGCTTCAATTCCTGGCTGGAACGGCGCATTAATGCGCGCTCCGCCGATCTTATCCTTGCCAGTTCCGGTTCCGTGGCCCGAAACCTCGTCGGCCGGTGGGGGGTTGCCGCGGAAAGAGTCGCATCCCTGGCGGACGGCGTCGATACTGCCCTGTTCCGCCCTCACCCGCGCGAGGAGGTGCGCACCATGCTGCGCCTCCCGCATAAGGCGCCGCTTGTGGTATATCTCGGTACGCTGGATCGCAACCAGGGTATTGATACCCTGCTCTCCGCCATCGTCCTGCTCAAGTCGAAGGGGAGTCCGATCCGTTTTCTGATCATGGGGGCTCCCGAAGAAGAGTACCGGACCAAGGCCCTGGAACTCGGCATAGAGCGGATGATGATCTTTACCGGCAGGGTTGACTACGCAAAGGCCGCGATCTATCTCTCGGCCGGCAACGTTGCCGTATCCCCCAAGCTTTCCCTGGTCGAGTCCAACGGCAAGCTGTTGAACTACATGGCCTGCGGGCTGCCGACCGTCGCCTTTGACCTGCCCGCAAACCGGGAACTGCTGGGGGACTCCGGCGTATATGCCGCCTACGGCGATTCCACCGATCTGGCCGTCAAAATGACTTGGTTGATGGGAAACAGGGACGAGCGGGTGCGGCTTGGCAGGTTGGGGCGTGAAATGGCAGAACAGTTGCATACCCTTGATGCCCATGGCAGGGCTTTGAGCGAAATCTACCGGACCCGCCTGAAAATGTAG
- a CDS encoding IS1182 family transposase, translated as MLIENDTRQISMEFVSIEELVPSDHLLRKIDKAIDFGFIRERVKSLYCADNGRPAIDPVVLFKMLFIGYLFGIRSERQLVRDIQVNVAYRWFLGFGLTNKVPDASTISQNRRRRFSESTIYQDIFDEIVVQAANRKMVDGSVLYSDSTHLKANANKHKFEVLDVQKSTRDYMARLEEDIDQDREAHGKKPLKAKEIAPEVKATKVSTTDPDSGYMVREGKPEGFFYLDHRTVDSRHSIITDTFVTPGNVHDSIPYLARLDRQRERFGFDVEAVGLDAGYFTAGICKGLEERDIYGAIAYRRPTHIKGYLRKSDYRYDAATDVYSCPQGHLLRYRTTDRIGYRHYASDSSQCKSCPLQPQCTKSANFTKIVTRHIWQDHKDRINEHRYTEQGKEIYRRRKETVERSFADSKQLHGHRYARLRGIGKVFEQCLLCAAVQNMKKIALVVDRDDLLRLFGLLQTFRKPWKLYKWIAKDLYSLITTLRQITLEPFITLKIENPA; from the coding sequence ATGCTTATCGAGAACGACACCCGTCAGATTTCCATGGAGTTTGTGAGTATTGAGGAACTGGTTCCTTCTGATCATCTGCTGCGCAAAATTGACAAGGCTATCGACTTCGGGTTTATCCGTGAGCGAGTAAAGAGCCTCTACTGCGCCGACAACGGTCGTCCGGCAATTGATCCAGTAGTCCTGTTCAAGATGCTCTTTATCGGCTACCTGTTCGGCATTCGCAGTGAGCGGCAGTTAGTCCGGGACATTCAGGTCAACGTGGCCTATCGCTGGTTTCTGGGCTTTGGCCTGACCAACAAGGTGCCCGATGCTTCAACTATCAGCCAGAACCGCCGCCGGCGTTTTTCCGAGAGCACGATCTATCAGGACATCTTTGACGAGATCGTGGTCCAGGCTGCCAATCGCAAGATGGTGGATGGCAGTGTTCTTTACAGCGATTCAACTCACCTCAAGGCCAATGCCAACAAGCACAAGTTCGAAGTCCTCGATGTTCAGAAATCGACTCGCGACTATATGGCACGACTGGAAGAGGACATTGACCAGGACCGAGAAGCCCACGGTAAGAAACCGCTAAAAGCCAAAGAGATTGCCCCGGAAGTCAAGGCAACCAAGGTAAGCACCACCGATCCCGATAGCGGCTATATGGTGCGTGAAGGCAAACCGGAAGGGTTCTTCTATCTAGACCACCGCACGGTTGACAGTCGTCACAGCATCATCACCGATACCTTTGTCACCCCTGGCAACGTCCATGACAGCATTCCCTATCTTGCTCGCCTCGACCGTCAGCGGGAACGCTTCGGCTTCGATGTGGAGGCGGTAGGTCTCGATGCCGGCTACTTCACCGCCGGCATCTGCAAAGGGCTTGAAGAGAGGGATATCTACGGCGCCATTGCCTATCGCCGCCCCACCCATATCAAAGGCTATCTGCGTAAGAGCGACTACCGCTACGATGCGGCAACCGACGTCTATAGCTGCCCTCAAGGCCACCTTCTTCGTTACCGAACCACCGATCGCATAGGCTATCGTCATTACGCTTCAGATTCATCCCAATGCAAGTCCTGCCCTCTTCAGCCCCAATGTACCAAATCTGCCAACTTCACCAAGATAGTTACCCGGCACATCTGGCAGGACCATAAAGACCGGATCAATGAGCATCGCTACACGGAACAGGGTAAAGAGATCTATCGCAGACGAAAGGAAACGGTCGAGCGGAGCTTTGCCGATTCCAAACAACTGCACGGTCATCGTTATGCGCGACTACGTGGGATCGGCAAGGTCTTTGAGCAGTGTCTGTTATGCGCAGCGGTCCAAAACATGAAAAAGATCGCCTTGGTGGTAGACCGGGACGACTTATTGCGCTTATTTGGGCTGTTACAGACGTTTAGAAAGCCATGGAAGCTCTATAAATGGATTGCCAAGGACCTCTATTCGCTAATAACAACACTCAGGCAAATTACACTCGAACCGTTCATAACCCTGAAAATAGAAAACCCCGCCTGA
- a CDS encoding c(7)-type cytochrome triheme domain-containing protein — MRRALFVVLVLFVGAGIAWASGTKKRKLPPYEFGGVTINNYSQQAGLPPVVFDHWVHRQYFTCRLCHVDIGFGMTAGATKVRAMDNMKGYYCGTCHNGRMSVNKKKVFEACAREYGREEFKRCVKCHALERDTAKEEQFYRFADAMPKERFGNGINWEKAEEEGLIKPLDQLEGVSIMKQKLKVQQDFSLKAKVEGMPDIIFSHKKHTVWNGCELCHPEIFVGIKKGTSKYSMVELFDGKYCGVCHDKVAFPQTDCLRCHTKPV, encoded by the coding sequence ATGAGAAGGGCACTCTTCGTTGTACTGGTTCTGTTCGTGGGCGCAGGCATAGCCTGGGCAAGCGGGACGAAAAAAAGAAAGCTTCCCCCCTACGAATTCGGCGGCGTGACCATCAACAACTACTCCCAGCAGGCGGGCCTGCCTCCGGTGGTGTTCGACCATTGGGTGCATCGCCAGTATTTTACCTGCAGGCTCTGCCATGTGGATATCGGCTTCGGGATGACCGCCGGCGCGACCAAGGTGCGCGCCATGGACAACATGAAGGGGTACTATTGCGGCACCTGCCACAATGGCAGGATGAGCGTGAATAAGAAAAAGGTCTTTGAAGCCTGCGCCAGGGAGTACGGCAGGGAGGAGTTCAAGCGTTGCGTGAAGTGCCACGCCCTGGAGCGGGATACGGCCAAGGAAGAGCAGTTCTACCGGTTTGCGGATGCCATGCCGAAGGAGCGCTTCGGCAACGGGATAAACTGGGAAAAGGCCGAGGAAGAAGGGCTGATCAAGCCGCTCGACCAACTCGAAGGCGTTTCCATCATGAAGCAGAAGCTCAAGGTTCAGCAGGACTTTTCGCTCAAGGCAAAGGTCGAAGGGATGCCCGACATCATCTTTTCCCACAAAAAGCATACGGTCTGGAATGGCTGCGAACTGTGCCATCCCGAGATCTTCGTCGGCATCAAAAAGGGGACCTCGAAATACTCCATGGTTGAACTTTTCGACGGCAAATATTGCGGCGTCTGCCACGACAAGGTAGCATTCCCCCAGACCGACTGCCTGCGCTGCCATACCAAACCGGTATAG
- a CDS encoding c(7)-type cytochrome triheme domain-containing protein, with protein MKTWMSATLFFAAVLLLTHLESGLAMDRSELGAVIKTIPPNGPFWKYGTLVMHRRTKKAGMAPVVFAHWSHRARYTCRVCHLDLGFSMHAGDTGITRAQYTAGKYCGVCHDGITAFGVQDGESSQCARCHMKDTQALEASFESFAAALPMAGFGNGIDWAGALKNGRVSPKNSLASTAPSMPLPEKLRLPMKLGTTAPRSDVTFSHEDHFSELDCSSCHPDIFNIKKRGTVDFSMDSNIFGNYCGVCHMRVAFPMNDCKRCHPHMSSFTGF; from the coding sequence GTGAAGACTTGGATGAGCGCAACGCTGTTTTTTGCCGCCGTGCTGCTGCTGACGCATCTGGAGAGCGGCCTGGCGATGGACCGGAGCGAGTTGGGCGCTGTGATCAAAACCATCCCGCCCAACGGCCCCTTCTGGAAGTACGGCACCCTCGTCATGCACCGCAGGACCAAAAAGGCCGGGATGGCGCCGGTCGTGTTCGCCCACTGGAGCCACCGGGCCCGTTACACGTGCCGCGTGTGCCACCTGGATCTGGGGTTCAGCATGCACGCGGGGGATACGGGCATCACCCGCGCCCAGTATACCGCGGGGAAATACTGTGGCGTCTGCCATGACGGCATAACGGCGTTCGGGGTGCAGGACGGCGAGTCTTCCCAATGCGCCCGCTGCCACATGAAGGATACCCAGGCCTTGGAGGCATCCTTCGAGTCCTTTGCCGCCGCGCTGCCCATGGCAGGCTTCGGGAACGGCATAGATTGGGCAGGGGCGCTCAAGAACGGCAGGGTCAGTCCGAAGAACTCCCTTGCTTCAACCGCCCCCTCCATGCCGCTTCCGGAAAAACTGCGTCTGCCCATGAAGCTTGGCACCACGGCTCCCCGAAGCGACGTGACCTTCTCCCATGAAGACCATTTCAGCGAGCTCGACTGCTCCAGTTGCCACCCCGACATCTTCAATATCAAGAAACGGGGCACGGTTGATTTCTCCATGGACAGCAATATTTTCGGCAACTACTGCGGTGTCTGCCATATGCGGGTTGCCTTTCCCATGAATGACTGCAAGCGCTGCCATCCGCACATGAGCAGCTTCACAGGCTTCTGA
- a CDS encoding response regulator → MGIYFIFGCLWILFSDSVVEALFSSTALMTRISMYKGFLFVTITALLLYKLFYRYVLKIVEMNRQLQTTEAEVLHLSSFPGLNPNPVMEISRAGQLIYANPAAQEMLALSGQSDPQTALPLDSGSLFSVSEGNAKASLYREVRHNDLIWGVTACYAPEFDTVRLYYANITHLKLVESTLQESEQRFRSLFDNMTEGVALHRFIRNGASETADYRIVQVNPAYQRVLGISGDGVVGKPASEVYGTSEPPYLDEYLSVRQSGRPLSFETYFAAMDKHFAISIIPWGDDGFATIFFDISVQKRIEESGRRSLVFIETMLENAPVGITVYDGETGTCVLANQTIVDMIGGSVEDARAQNFREIESWQAAGLTVVAEAVLRDGAARLLEVEITTMFGKQVALDSSLSRFDVEGKPHLMIVSVDITGKKRLEEQHWRMEAQMLHVQKLESLGVLAGGIAHDFNNILMAVLGNADLAKMRLSPTSPACENIDQIEKAARRAADLARQMLAYSGKGHFVIESLNVNAVIEEMTHMLEVSISKKAVLRYNLAHNLPDIDVDATQLRQVIMNLVINASEAIGERSGVIAISTGAVDCDRGYLSEMWIDDRLPEGLYIYLEIADTGCGMDKETISKIFDPFFTTKFTGRGLGMAAVLGIIRGHHGAIKTYSEKGKGTTFKILLPASSSSESGAAVLLHEGEALKGSGTVLLVDDEETIRALGKDMLQFLGYRVLTAADGRESLEIFRRNRDDIVCVILDLTMPHLDGEQTFRELRRIKPEVRVLMSSGYNEQEVTQKFLGKGLAGFIQKPYKVTELGRKLMGVIAPERQQD, encoded by the coding sequence GTGGGGATCTATTTCATCTTCGGCTGCCTGTGGATTCTCTTTTCCGACAGCGTGGTGGAGGCGCTGTTTTCCAGCACCGCCCTGATGACGCGCATCTCCATGTACAAGGGGTTCCTGTTCGTCACCATCACCGCATTGCTGCTCTATAAGCTCTTTTACCGCTATGTCCTGAAGATTGTGGAGATGAACCGGCAACTCCAGACGACCGAAGCGGAAGTCCTGCACCTCTCCTCCTTCCCCGGGTTGAATCCGAATCCGGTTATGGAAATCAGCCGTGCCGGGCAGCTCATCTATGCCAATCCTGCCGCGCAGGAGATGCTTGCCCTTTCCGGCCAATCCGACCCGCAAACCGCTCTTCCGTTGGATAGCGGCAGTCTGTTCTCCGTCTCGGAGGGGAACGCAAAGGCTTCTCTCTACCGGGAAGTCCGGCACAACGACCTCATCTGGGGCGTGACCGCCTGCTATGCCCCTGAATTCGACACCGTCCGGCTGTACTATGCCAATATCACCCACCTGAAGCTCGTGGAGAGCACGCTCCAGGAAAGCGAGCAGCGCTTCAGGAGCCTTTTCGACAACATGACCGAGGGGGTGGCGCTCCACCGCTTTATCAGGAATGGGGCGTCAGAGACGGCAGATTACCGGATTGTGCAGGTCAACCCCGCCTATCAGAGGGTGCTCGGCATCTCCGGGGACGGGGTGGTCGGCAAGCCCGCTTCGGAGGTCTACGGAACCAGTGAGCCTCCCTATCTGGATGAATACCTGTCGGTGCGGCAATCCGGCCGGCCGCTCAGTTTTGAAACCTACTTCGCGGCAATGGACAAGCATTTCGCCATTTCGATCATCCCGTGGGGAGACGACGGCTTTGCCACCATCTTCTTCGATATCTCCGTGCAGAAAAGGATCGAGGAGTCGGGCCGGCGTTCGCTTGTTTTCATCGAGACCATGTTGGAGAACGCGCCGGTGGGCATCACCGTGTACGATGGCGAAACCGGCACCTGCGTTTTGGCGAACCAGACCATCGTCGATATGATCGGCGGCAGCGTCGAGGATGCCCGGGCTCAGAATTTCAGGGAAATCGAGTCATGGCAGGCGGCCGGGCTTACCGTTGTCGCCGAAGCGGTGCTGCGCGACGGTGCGGCCAGACTCCTGGAGGTTGAAATCACCACGATGTTCGGAAAACAGGTGGCCCTCGACAGCTCCCTGTCACGCTTCGATGTGGAGGGGAAACCCCACCTCATGATCGTGTCCGTCGATATCACCGGGAAAAAACGCCTGGAGGAGCAGCACTGGCGTATGGAAGCCCAGATGCTCCATGTGCAGAAACTGGAGAGCCTGGGGGTTCTTGCCGGAGGGATCGCCCATGATTTCAACAACATCCTGATGGCCGTGCTCGGCAACGCCGACCTGGCGAAGATGCGCCTCTCACCCACATCGCCCGCCTGCGAGAACATCGACCAGATAGAAAAAGCGGCCCGGCGGGCCGCCGATCTGGCCCGCCAGATGCTGGCATACTCGGGAAAAGGGCACTTCGTCATCGAATCGCTGAACGTCAACGCCGTGATCGAAGAGATGACCCACATGCTGGAGGTCTCCATCTCCAAAAAGGCGGTGCTGCGCTACAACCTCGCCCACAACCTGCCGGACATCGACGTTGACGCCACCCAACTGCGCCAGGTCATCATGAATCTGGTCATCAACGCCTCCGAGGCGATCGGCGAACGTAGCGGCGTAATCGCCATCTCGACGGGAGCCGTGGACTGCGACCGTGGCTATCTCTCCGAGATGTGGATCGACGACCGCCTGCCGGAGGGGCTGTACATCTATCTGGAGATAGCCGATACCGGCTGCGGCATGGACAAGGAAACCATCTCCAAGATCTTCGACCCGTTCTTCACCACCAAGTTCACGGGGCGCGGCCTCGGCATGGCGGCGGTTCTCGGCATCATCAGGGGACATCACGGGGCCATCAAGACCTATAGCGAGAAAGGGAAGGGGACAACGTTCAAGATCCTGCTGCCCGCCTCATCCTCGTCCGAATCCGGCGCCGCCGTGCTGCTCCATGAGGGCGAAGCCCTGAAGGGAAGCGGAACCGTCCTTCTGGTGGACGACGAGGAGACGATCCGCGCCCTGGGCAAGGATATGCTCCAGTTTCTCGGCTATCGCGTCCTGACCGCGGCGGACGGGCGCGAATCGCTGGAGATCTTTCGCCGGAACAGGGACGATATCGTGTGCGTGATCCTGGACCTCACCATGCCGCACCTGGACGGGGAGCAGACGTTCCGGGAACTGCGCCGTATCAAGCCGGAGGTGCGGGTGTTGATGTCCAGCGGCTACAACGAGCAGGAGGTGACCCAGAAGTTTCTCGGCAAGGGGTTGGCCGGCTTCATTCAGAAGCCTTACAAGGTCACGGAACTCGGCCGCAAGCTCATGGGGGTCATCGCGCCGGAGCGACAGCAGGATTAG
- a CDS encoding YkgJ family cysteine cluster protein, translated as MIDAINNDDQWDKLCKQCGLCCFEKLEDERGTILYTQTPCRYLDVTSRRCKIFERRFEINPSCVKLTPELVPSLHWLPNDCGYRRSTVELPIEPRRIRRRWKMGRRK; from the coding sequence ATGATTGATGCCATCAACAATGATGACCAGTGGGACAAGCTCTGCAAACAGTGCGGCCTCTGCTGTTTCGAAAAGCTGGAGGACGAGCGCGGCACCATCCTCTATACCCAGACCCCTTGCCGTTATCTGGATGTGACAAGCCGGCGCTGCAAGATTTTTGAACGACGCTTCGAAATCAATCCGAGCTGTGTGAAGCTGACGCCGGAACTGGTCCCAAGCCTCCACTGGCTTCCCAACGATTGCGGCTACCGCCGATCGACCGTCGAACTGCCGATAGAGCCGCGGCGGATCAGGAGACGGTGGAAAATGGGTCGGCGCAAATAA
- a CDS encoding AAA family ATPase, with the protein MENLTQQQMMRMIGIGTVLFYVVTGNEQRSERLLNQVAARLKGMGTPLVWTCTTGLCRDGAVVQDTADPLRALDFAIAQPGPFMMIMKDVHRLWRDNPLLVRKLKDLAAASNGRGKVTVILGDEEWVPQSLREDSIIATQGLPGIEEIKEFLKHLLSREPSFAKACQEDPTLFERLAVAARGLDLVDLERSVRLLRLDGMAGGTDPVAALLENKRRIIQQSGIMELVVDTAGCNQLGGMENLKHWLERRTRAFGLESISTGVGLPRGVLVMGIAGCGKSLFVKAISAEWHLPLIRLDMSTVYGGLFGTPEASLRLAFDTAEAVAPCVLWIDEIESGITTHGFKSEGGAASRVLGTFLTWMQEKREPVFVAATANAIEMLPAEVLRKGRFDEIFYVGLPETAAREQIFRIHLAKRQVAPASFDIPLLAGSTRGFSGAEIEQAVNSAVFEALADQRPMTQQDLMVMISQTVPLSITMAEQIKKIEAWAFKRAVPASGKFR; encoded by the coding sequence ATGGAAAATCTGACGCAGCAGCAGATGATGCGCATGATCGGCATCGGTACGGTGCTGTTTTATGTCGTTACCGGCAATGAGCAACGCAGCGAGCGGCTCTTAAATCAGGTCGCCGCGCGGCTCAAGGGAATGGGGACTCCCCTTGTCTGGACCTGTACCACGGGCCTCTGCCGGGACGGGGCCGTGGTACAGGATACGGCAGACCCGCTCAGGGCCCTCGATTTTGCCATCGCCCAGCCCGGCCCCTTTATGATGATCATGAAAGACGTTCACCGGTTGTGGCGTGACAATCCGCTGTTGGTCAGAAAGCTCAAGGACCTTGCCGCCGCCTCGAACGGCAGGGGAAAGGTGACGGTCATCCTGGGGGACGAAGAGTGGGTGCCCCAAAGCCTCCGGGAGGACAGCATCATCGCAACCCAGGGGCTTCCCGGGATCGAGGAGATCAAGGAATTTCTGAAACATCTGCTGAGCCGGGAGCCGTCGTTTGCCAAGGCGTGCCAGGAGGACCCCACACTGTTCGAACGGCTGGCGGTGGCTGCCCGGGGGCTCGATCTGGTCGATCTGGAACGGTCGGTGCGTCTGCTGCGTCTGGATGGCATGGCGGGCGGCACCGACCCGGTGGCGGCGCTTCTGGAAAACAAGCGGCGGATCATTCAACAGAGCGGCATAATGGAGCTGGTCGTGGATACCGCCGGCTGCAACCAGCTCGGCGGGATGGAGAACCTCAAACATTGGCTGGAACGGCGCACCAGAGCCTTTGGCTTGGAGAGCATATCCACCGGAGTCGGGCTTCCCCGGGGGGTGCTGGTCATGGGGATTGCCGGCTGCGGCAAGTCGCTGTTCGTCAAGGCGATCTCGGCGGAGTGGCATCTTCCCCTGATTCGGCTCGATATGTCAACGGTCTACGGCGGCTTGTTCGGCACACCGGAGGCCAGTTTGCGCCTGGCGTTCGATACGGCGGAGGCGGTGGCACCCTGCGTGCTCTGGATCGATGAAATAGAGTCCGGGATCACGACCCACGGCTTCAAGTCCGAAGGCGGGGCGGCGTCCCGGGTGCTCGGGACCTTTCTGACGTGGATGCAGGAAAAGCGTGAGCCGGTGTTTGTGGCCGCCACGGCGAACGCCATCGAAATGCTTCCGGCGGAGGTGCTGCGCAAGGGGCGCTTTGACGAGATATTCTATGTGGGCCTGCCCGAAACGGCGGCCCGGGAGCAGATCTTTCGCATCCACCTGGCCAAGCGGCAGGTGGCCCCCGCCTCCTTCGACATTCCCCTCCTGGCCGGTTCCACGCGCGGCTTCTCCGGCGCGGAGATCGAGCAGGCCGTCAATTCGGCTGTTTTCGAAGCCCTTGCCGACCAGCGGCCCATGACCCAGCAGGACCTGATGGTCATGATCAGCCAAACGGTCCCCCTGTCCATTACCATGGCCGAACAGATCAAAAAGATCGAGGCATGGGCTTTTAAGCGGGCGGTGCCGGCATCGGGCAAATTCAGGTAG